CCGGCATCCGTGTCGAAAACTTCAAGGCTGGCTACATCGAATTCAATCGCCATAAAACCGGCTCCGATCGCCGTGTCGTCGAAGATCCGTCCGCCCTGCCGCTCTGGGCGCGCATGGTTGAGCTGGAGACCAATCGTCCCATTTTCGCTAGTCGGGACGGCGTGCGAAAATACAGCCTCGACGAAATCGACCGCGAGCGCCGCACCGGCTACGGCTGGTATGGCTCCTGGCCGCTCGCGATTCTCGAAAAACAATATCCCGTCTGGCTCAAGAAAAATAACCTCTCCGAATGAATCATTTGTTTTTTAGTCACATGAAAAAAACAATTCTCGTCACCCTCGCCTTTTCCATCTTCCTGCTCGTCGCCCGCGCCGCCGACACCCCCGTCACCATCGACCTCAGCGGCTTCGCTGACAGCGCGCAGCATTGGTATGATTATAAAAACCCACGTCGGGTGATGGAGTGCGTGCCCGGTCAGAAACAATACGCCCCGACCCTAATCAGTGACATCGCCGACAATATTCTCCTCTTCCAGCGTGCCAACGGAGGTTGGCCTAAAAACTACGACATGCAGGCCATTCTCACGCCGGAGCAACGCAAGGCTGTCATCGAGTCGCACGACCACAACGATACCACGCTCGACAACCGCACCACGCACACGCAGATCGTCTATCTCGCCAAAGCCTATGAACGCCTCGGTCTTCCCTCCTACCGATATGCCTGTCTGCGCGGTTTTGACTTCATCCTCGACGCACAGCTCGACTGCGGTGGTTTTCCGCAAATCTGGCCGGATCCCGATGGTTATCACGCCTTCATCACCTACAACGACGGTGTCACCATCGGATTATTCGGTCTCCTGCGCGACATGGCCGAAGGCCGCAATGGTTTTTCATGGATGGACAATACTCGCCGCGAACAGGCCCGCGCCGCGCTCGACCGCGGCATCACCTGCCTGCTCAGTACGCAATACACAAACAAGCAGGGAGTCCTCCAAGGTTGGGGCCAACAACACGACCCGAAAGACATGCAGCCTGCCCTCGCCCGCAAATACGAGCTTCCCTCACTCTGCGGACAGGATACCGCCGAGATCGCGGCCTTTCTCATGGAGGTCGAAAACCCATCCGCCGAAATCATCCGCTCCGTGAAGGCCGCCGTGGCCTGGCTCGACGCGGTCAAAATCACCGGCAAAAAACTCATCACCCACGACGCATCCGGCACGAAAGTCGCCGACCGCACCGTCGTCGCTGACCTGGCCGCGCCGCCCATGTGGGCGCGCCTCTACGAACTCGAAACCAACCACCCCATCTTCGCCGGACGTGACGGTGTAAAACACTACGATATCGCTGAAATCGACCACAACCGCCGCAATGGCTACGATTGGTATGGGCACTGGGCGCTGGATGTCCTTGCGAAACAATATCACGCCTGGCTCGAAAAAATCTCCGCCGCCACCACGTCTGACGATTTTCGTCACGACCTGGGCAAATGGGCCGTCGAGCAGATGCCCGGCGGCACTGTCACCGCCGCCGATGGCGTGCTCACCATCACCGACACCAAAGGTTGCACTGTGTGGTTCCGTCAGAAACTCACCGCTCCGCTCACCATCCGCTATGATGCCACCATGGACTCCGATGCCCGCGTCTCCGACCTCAACTGTTTCTGGATGGCCTCCGACCCCGGGAACCCCGCCGATCTCTTCCATTCCGCGCACCAGCGCAACGGAAAATTCTCCACCTATGACAGCCTCCTCACCTACTACGTAGGCTACGGTGGCAACAATAACACCACCACCCGCTTTCGCCGCTACGACGGCACCGGAGACCGCCCGCTCCTCCCTGAGCACGAATTCACCGATCCCGCGCACCTTCTCCAACCCGACCGCACCTACGCCATCACGATCACCGTGGCCGCCGACGGCACCACCACATACATCCGCGACGGCGAGACCATCTTCGCCTACCGCGATCCACAGCCGCTTGCCGAGGGCTGGTTCGGTTTTCGTACGGTAAAATCCAAAATTAAAATTGAAAATTTTCGCGTCACCAAAAACTGAGCAGACCTGCTCGGCGCCCCTTTCTTCTCGCAATCACACCTACTCGCCATGAATCCCCGCTGTCTTTTAACGATATTCTGCATTTTTTATTCCGCGTTCCCAGGTAGCGGCCAAGCTGCACCGGGTGCGCCCTCCATCGATACCAGCGACTTCCATGACAGTGCGCAGCATTGGTATAATGTAAATACCGATAGTGCCGACCGCGTCATCCGTGCCCTGCCCGACCAGCCGAAATATAAAGATACCCAGATCCGCGAAATCGCCGACAACGTCCTCCTCTTCCAGCGGGACAACGGTGCCTGGCCTAAAAACTACGACATGCAGGCCATTCTCACGCCGGAGCAGCGCAAGGCCGTCATCGCCACCCGCTCTGCCGTGGACACCACCATCGACAATCACAACACCCATTCGCAAATTGTTTATCTTGCCAGGGCCTACGGTATTCTTGGCGACGAAAAATACCGTGTTGCCTGCGAGCGGGGTTTTGATTTCATCCTCACTGCGCAACTGCCCTGCGGCGGCTTTCCGCAAATCTGGCCCAACCCGAAGGGATTCCACGCCTTCATCACCTACAACGACGGCGTCACCATCGGCATGTTGAAAATGTTGCGCGACTGCGCCGACGCCCGTGCCGGCTTCGAATGGTTTTCTCCCGAACGCCGGGAGAAGGCGCGCGCTGCCGTGGCCAAAGGCGTCGAATGCCTGCTCGCCACGCAATATGCAAACAAGCAGGGCATCCTCCAAGGTTGGGGCCAGCAACACGATCCGAAGGATATGAAACCTGCCAAGGCTCGCAAATACGAACTTCCCAGCCTCTGCTCCGTGGACACCGCCGAGATTATACAATACCTCATGGGATTTGATAACCCCGACGCCCGTATCATCCGTGCCGTGCAGGCCGGTGCCGCGTGGCTCGACAAGGTGAAAATTACGGACGTCAAGGTCGAGAATTTCAAGACCACTGACTCGAAAACAGGTAAGCCGGTCACCGACAAACGCGAGGTGCCCTCCCCCGGAGCCGGTCCGTTGTGGACACGTTTCTACGAACTCGAAACCGACCACCCCATGTATGCCACCCTCAAAAGCGAAGTTGTATATACTTTCGCCGAGGTCGATCAGGAACGCCGCCGCGGCTACGCTTGGCATTCCCAAAAACCCGCCGGCATCCTCGCCAAATCCTATCCCCAATGGTTGAAAAGGAATAATGTAAAAACTAATATTTCAAAATAATCACGGCATGGGCCCCCCTCCGATGCCTCTCTGCACAGCATCCGAAAGACAATCATCTCTTCGCTTTCACATGCACCGTTCAATTAAATTCGCCTTGTCATTCTGCGTTCTGCATTCCTCATTCTGCATTAGCCTCAGCGTCCGCGCTGCCGACATCATCGATGTCTCGAACTTCGAGGACAGCGCCCAGCATTTCCGCGAAGTCATCCAGCCTGAGCGCGCTATCCAGATGCTCTCCGACCAGAAACATTATTCTTCGGAGCAAATCCGTGAGATCGCCGGCAACATTCTCGTCTATCAACATGCCAATGGCGGCTGGCCGAAGGACTACGACATGCTGGCTATCCTTACGCCCGAACAACGCGCCGCCGTCCTTGCCCGTCGCGACAGCAAGTCCAGCACCTTCGACAATAACTCCACACACACACAGGTCACCTATCTCGCCAAGGCCTACTGCCTCACAGGTGACACCGCCCTCCGTAATGCCTGTCTGCGCGGAATTTGCTATATCCTCAGCGCGCAATATCCGATCGGCGGCTGGCCCCAAAGCTGGCCCGACCCCAAAGGCTATGCTCCGCGCCTCACGCTTAATGACGGCGTGATGGTGGGAAACCTTCGCGTCCTCCGCCACATTGTAGACCGCACCGGCGGCTTCCTCTGGGTTGACGACGCTCTCCGCGAGCAAGCCCGCAAAGCCTATGAAAAAGGAGAGGGTTGCCTGCTCGACGCTCAAATACGTACGTCTGACGGCAGGCTCACCGGCTGGGCGCAGCAATACCACGAACACACCCTCAAACCCGCGCAAGCCCGCAAATTCGAGTATCCAGGCACCAGTGGCGAAGACACACCGGAGGTCATGCAATACCTAATGGAAATCGAGAACCCCAGCCCGCGAATCATCGTCGCCGTGCGTGCCGCCGCCGCTTGGCTCGATGCAGCCAAAATCACCGGCATTCGTATCGAGGAGTTCAAAATTCCCTATTACGAGACCGTCCGCCACAAGGGTGACTTCGACCGTCGCGTCGTCAACGATCCCGCCGCCCCCGCGATCTGGGCTCGCATCTACGACATCAACACCGGCAACCCCGTCTTCGCCAACCGCGATGGCTCGCGCAAGGACTCCCTTGCCGAACTCGAACTCGACCGCCGCGTCGGTTATCATTGGTATGGCTACTGGCCCGCCAATGTGATGGAAAAGGAATATCCCGCATGGCTCAAAAAACACGGTCTCACCCCCTGATCTCTTCCATAACCGCAGCTGTATATAACCATGCGATTCTGTTCAAAAAGTTTCTTGTGCGTCCTGCTCATGCTCTACGCCATCAGCGCGTCCGTCATTGCGCGCACCGTGTCGTTGGCTGATTATGCCAGAGCGGGC
This genomic stretch from Termitidicoccus mucosus harbors:
- the pelA gene encoding pectate lyase: MNPRCLLTIFCIFYSAFPGSGQAAPGAPSIDTSDFHDSAQHWYNVNTDSADRVIRALPDQPKYKDTQIREIADNVLLFQRDNGAWPKNYDMQAILTPEQRKAVIATRSAVDTTIDNHNTHSQIVYLARAYGILGDEKYRVACERGFDFILTAQLPCGGFPQIWPNPKGFHAFITYNDGVTIGMLKMLRDCADARAGFEWFSPERREKARAAVAKGVECLLATQYANKQGILQGWGQQHDPKDMKPAKARKYELPSLCSVDTAEIIQYLMGFDNPDARIIRAVQAGAAWLDKVKITDVKVENFKTTDSKTGKPVTDKREVPSPGAGPLWTRFYELETDHPMYATLKSEVVYTFAEVDQERRRGYAWHSQKPAGILAKSYPQWLKRNNVKTNISK
- the pelA gene encoding pectate lyase, with amino-acid sequence MHRSIKFALSFCVLHSSFCISLSVRAADIIDVSNFEDSAQHFREVIQPERAIQMLSDQKHYSSEQIREIAGNILVYQHANGGWPKDYDMLAILTPEQRAAVLARRDSKSSTFDNNSTHTQVTYLAKAYCLTGDTALRNACLRGICYILSAQYPIGGWPQSWPDPKGYAPRLTLNDGVMVGNLRVLRHIVDRTGGFLWVDDALREQARKAYEKGEGCLLDAQIRTSDGRLTGWAQQYHEHTLKPAQARKFEYPGTSGEDTPEVMQYLMEIENPSPRIIVAVRAAAAWLDAAKITGIRIEEFKIPYYETVRHKGDFDRRVVNDPAAPAIWARIYDINTGNPVFANRDGSRKDSLAELELDRRVGYHWYGYWPANVMEKEYPAWLKKHGLTP
- the pelA gene encoding pectate lyase; this translates as MKKTILVTLAFSIFLLVARAADTPVTIDLSGFADSAQHWYDYKNPRRVMECVPGQKQYAPTLISDIADNILLFQRANGGWPKNYDMQAILTPEQRKAVIESHDHNDTTLDNRTTHTQIVYLAKAYERLGLPSYRYACLRGFDFILDAQLDCGGFPQIWPDPDGYHAFITYNDGVTIGLFGLLRDMAEGRNGFSWMDNTRREQARAALDRGITCLLSTQYTNKQGVLQGWGQQHDPKDMQPALARKYELPSLCGQDTAEIAAFLMEVENPSAEIIRSVKAAVAWLDAVKITGKKLITHDASGTKVADRTVVADLAAPPMWARLYELETNHPIFAGRDGVKHYDIAEIDHNRRNGYDWYGHWALDVLAKQYHAWLEKISAATTSDDFRHDLGKWAVEQMPGGTVTAADGVLTITDTKGCTVWFRQKLTAPLTIRYDATMDSDARVSDLNCFWMASDPGNPADLFHSAHQRNGKFSTYDSLLTYYVGYGGNNNTTTRFRRYDGTGDRPLLPEHEFTDPAHLLQPDRTYAITITVAADGTTTYIRDGETIFAYRDPQPLAEGWFGFRTVKSKIKIENFRVTKN